The following coding sequences are from one Heterodontus francisci isolate sHetFra1 unplaced genomic scaffold, sHetFra1.hap1 HAP1_SCAFFOLD_506, whole genome shotgun sequence window:
- the LOC137361310 gene encoding probable G-protein coupled receptor 139, with protein MGYPVIFQIERIYYPSLAVIGVVVNLVAIVILNRGNCGLSKCITHYLVAMSAADLLLVILNVILNRINNIYFPVSFLFITPVCSVRVALLLATLDCSVWFTVAFTFDRFVAICCQKLKPKYCTKRTAAVVIVSVSVVSCVRSIPWYFVFVPLIIIDNIPWFCIQTPYYYTSIFWSTYEWIDSIITPLLPFVFILVFNALTVRNIITANRLRRGLRGHGKGQNHIDPEMENRRKSIILLFALSANFILLWIPYVVHSLNWQVKNFNYADKSLSDPIYIAQQFGFMLRLLNSCTNTCIYALTQSKFREELKNGLKYPFCLIVKLFK; from the coding sequence ttaacttagtggcgATCGTGATCCTGAACAGAGGGAATTGTGgtctatcaaaatgcatcactcaCTACCTGGTTGCAATGTCAGCAGCAGATCTACTGCTCGTTATTCTTAATGTCATACTGAATCGAATTAATAATATTTATTTCCCAGTTAGTTTCTTGTtcatcactcctgtgtgttcagtgCGAGTCGCCTTGCTTCTTGCAACtctggactgttctgtctggttcacagttgctttcacatttgatcggtttgtagccatttgttgtcagaagctaaaACCAAAATATTGCACAAAGAGAACTGCGGCTGTTGTTATTGTAAGTGTCAGTGTCGTTAGCTGTGTGAGGTCCATTCCCTGGTACTTTGTATTTGTTCCTTTAATTATTATTGACAATATACCTTGGTTTTGTATCCAAACGCCATACTATTATACCTCAATCTTTTGGTCAACGTATGAGTGGATTGACAGTATTATAACACCGTTGCTTCCATTTGTTTTCATTTTGGtattcaatgctctgacagtcaggaaCATCATAACAGCCAATCGACTCCGGAGAGGGCTCCGTGGACATGGTAAAGGACAGAATCATATTGATCCAgaaatggagaaccgaaggaaatccattattttgctTTTTGCATTGTCCGCAAATTTTATCCTGCTGTGGATTCCATATGTTGTACATTCTTTGAACTGGCAAGTTAAAAACTTTAATTATGCAGACAAAAGTCTTAGCGATCCAATATATATTGCTCAGCAATTTGGATTTATGCTCCGTCTTCTGAATTCCTGCACCAACACCTGCATTTATGCACTAACTCAGTCGAAATTCAGGGAGGAGTTAAAAAATGGGTTGAAATATCCATTTTGTCTGATCGTTAAATTATTTAAGTAA